The stretch of DNA AAACAGACAAATACTTCCATCTTATGGATCTTAAAAGCAAAGGTGAAACTTTAACAGAGGAAGACGAGGAATTTATAAAGGAATATGAAGAAGACCCTTTAAATAAAGCAGTGGTGAGCCTCGTCAGGTCTCAAAATCGCCCTTTAGACCATGACGAGGCAATAAACTCATAGGAGGTTATATATGAAAAGTGTATTTGCGGTAACCAAAAATGTCAAGAAATTCTTAGCTGGCGTGGACAATCTGATGCGCAGACAAAAGACGATTCCTGGAATGATGCTTGTTTTTGGAGAGCCTGGCACAGGCAAGACCAGGACAGCTCTTTGGTGGAAGATTCAGAATGGGAATGGGGAAAACAGGGTGCCGTATGTGAGGGCAACAAGAGTGATGACTCCAAGAGCCCTGCTTGAGCAAATTTTATATGAACTTGGCGAGACTCCAATGTGGAAGACATCTCAGATTTTACAACAGATAAAAGACCATCTTCTATCAAATCCTCGTCCAATAGTAGTTGATGAAGTGGATTATCTTTGCAGGGACGCATTTGTTGAGGTGCTGAGAGACATACACGATCTTACAGATGTTCCTGTGATAATGATTGGCATGGCTGAGGCAGATAAAAAGCTAATGCGATTTAGACATCTTTATGACCGCATAAGCGTAATTGTGCCTTTTAAACTTCTTGATTTTGAAGATGTGAAATCCTTGTCCACTCAAATGTTAGATGTTGTTCTTGAGGATGATCTTCTAAAATACATTGTGGAAAAATCTCGTGGGAAGCTAAGACGGATAGTAACAATGTTTTACAAGGCAGAGCGAATTGCAAAGGCAAGCAAGGCAAAAAGGGTCTCTTTAAAAATGTTTCAAGGAGGCAGTGATGAATAAATATAGGAAAAATAGCGCAAGGGTAAAGATGTGGGAAGCAATAAGGGGCCTTAGCAGATTCACTGCCTTTGATGTGTGCCAGTTATCAGGAGCAAGTTATCAAAATGTAAAAAGGTATCTACGAGCTTTAGAGCTTGCAGGATACATAGAAACAAGAGGTAAAAACGGTAGATGGAAAATATATAAGTTAATAAAAGATACAGGATTCCGTGCCCCTATACAAAAAGAAATAAGGTGTCTTTTTGATCCAAATACAGGGGAGCTGTGGGTACAAGGATATTCGTATCAAGGAGAGAAAAGATGAAAAAATATAACAGAAAATCCCTACTTGCAAAAATCCACATTGCCAAGAAACAGCTTGGCCTTTCAGATGACATATATAGAGGGGTTTTAGCTGAAAGATACGGGGTGCGCTCTGCAAAGGAGCTTAAAAATTTTGAGCTTATAGACCTTTGCAGACATTTTGAGAAACTGGGATTTGAACCAAAGCCGCCTAAAAAACGTCCCTCTGCTGTGCCTGCAAGGACAGCTTTGGTAAAAAAAATAGTGGCTATGAGTTACAGCCTAAATGTTCCTATTCCTGAATATGCAAATGGCATAGCAAAGAGGATGTTTGGCATAGACGATTTTTCCTGGTGCACGCCAGATCAACTACACAAGATAGTTGCAGCTTTAACTTATCATCAAAAACGAAAGGAGGTAAACCATGCTGTATGAGAAAATAATGTCTGTACACAATGCACTTGGTGTTCTGTCCCATAGAGTGGATAAAGAAACCTGGGCAGTAATAAAGATTGCAAGATCCGAGCTTATGGACGCAGCAGACATGGCCCAGGAGCTGACCGAGCACCTGACATGCCCACGCAAACCTTGCGATAAAAGCAATGATAAAACAAGGGATGTCAGGTGCTCGGCTCTTGGTTTTGGCAAATTCGTAAGAACAAACTCTGTATCTGCCAAACAGGAGCATGACAATGAAAAATAAAACATCTGAAAAGGACATATTAAAAAACAAGGTGCTTGTTGAACTCATGCATAGGGTTGGCAAACAAAACGCAATCTCTATGCAGGAGCTGCACAGGCTTGTCTTTGGTCAGGAACCACAACATGACGTGCACGGAACCAGAAGGCTGAGGGAAATAATAACAGACCTTAGAAAGGAAGGGGTTCCAATTGCATCAACCACGCAAAGAGGTCATGGGGGTTATTACATTCCTGTTGGTTCTGAAAAAGACGAATATTGCAGAAATATCAGAAACAGGGCCTTAAAACTCCTCATGCTTGAGGCAAAAATAAAGAAAGTACCACTGCATTCTGTAATCCGTGAAATATCACTATCACTTGGGGGATAACAATGTTTGTTTTTGAAGAAATAGAAAAGATTTTATCTGAGATAGCCCATCTAAAGTCCCAGGCTCAAGGGGTCAAAGATGCCTGGGATAGGGCCATCTCAGAGTTAGAAAAGCAGTACGGTTCAAAATTAAACGAGTGCAAGGCAAAAATCAAACAAAAAGAAAAAGAGTTAATTAAACTTGCAAAATCAAATCAAAAGGTAGTTTTTGATTGTGGAGATAAAAGGGAATTTACAAACGGAACCTTATACTTTGCGATTTCAGAGAAAGTAAAACGGGCAAGGGGTGTAACTCCTAAGAAACTCAAAGAGCTTGGATACCTAGACGCAATAAAGGTAATAGAGAAGGTAAACTGGGACACAATAGAAAAATGGCCAGATGAAAAGCTCATTGCAATTGGCACAGAGAGGATAAGGAAGGAGGAAATAAAATATGAAACAAGATAAAGATCTGTGCCCTGAGTGTTTGCATTTGGTTAGGTTTGAAATTGATGAAGATGACTTTTTTGAAACAGATGAAGGCGAGACTATTACAGAGCTTAAGTGTCCTAATTGCGGCGCTGATTTGGAAGTCTTTTTTGAACTCAGGGCGGTGTTATGTCTAAGGCCCAGGGAGGAATAGATGGCAAGAAAAGACCAAATCAAACTGTTTTTCTGTGCTTGCATAGATGAAGATCCTTTTGTGGTAATGTTAAAAGAGGCAAAGATTTCAATAAAATATTGGCCGTATATAAATGCCTTAAGGAGATGGAGAGATAAACTAAGAGACCTGGTGTTGGTAGGGGTAAAAAATCAAGAAAAACAGACAAAAACAGCAATAAACAAGGCAATAGAACTGTTTAAACGGATTCCTGCAGATGAAATAACAATTGAATTTTATTTGAATTTCTGTCTTGCCTTAGCTGAGGATATTTTAGAGCGAGTGAGGAATAAGTCAGAAAAGCACATATGGGATAAGATTATAGAAAATATGTTTAAGTTATATAGTCTGTTTGATCCTGGACTGGAGAAGGATAGAGACATGGAACAGGCAATAGAAGTGAACAAATTGGTGCAGGAGGTGTTTTAGAGATGAAACTCACCTGCCCTGCGTGCGGATACTACGGAGCTTTAGAAGGATTTCTGGCCATAGAGGATTACAAAAAGGCCCTGTCTATTATCTGCTCTTTGCCTGGGGATTTACCAACTTTGTTTATTCGTTATCTTGGGCTGTTCAGAAAGCCAGGCTCAGACAGGGCCCTGACTGGCTCTCGTATCTTAAAAATTTGCACACAAATTGAGAAATTAATAAATAACAAAGAGTTGCAGTGGAAAAACAAGCGCATTTTAGAAAATAATCCAAGATATTGGGCAGAAGCCATAAATATCTTACTCACAAAGGACGAGGAAGGAAGGCTCAAAAGGCCACTGACCAATAATAACCTTCTTTGTGCAATAGCGTATGACATTGCTGAGAGGGAATTTGAAGAAAAGGCAAGACAAAAAGAAGAGAGCCTGCGTTCAGGTTACAGGGATAATCAAGTTGTTTTTCCAGAGGCAAGCCTGACAGGCGTCCTGCCTCCAGAGGAGCAGCTTAAAAGAATACAGGAAATCCGCAAAAAATTGGGGATGGTATAATATGGACTTGTTTGAAATGTTATATACAGATATAAAAGAGGGAATGTCTATCAATCAAATTTGTGAAAAATATGGTGGTTTTCAGGTTTATATCCCTCTCCCAAAAAGGTATATAAAATACAAAATAAAAAAAGAATTTAATGGAACAAACCACAAAGAATTAGCAAGGAAATATGGATTAAGTGTGAGGCAAGTGTACCGCATATTGGGGGGAAGATAATGGAGGTGATTATGGAAACTATCTTTGACCACAATTTAACAGAAGAAGAGTTCAAATATTTCTTTAGCAAAAAGGTAGATTTAGAGAATCAGAGAATTGTTCCATATACAAAAGAAGAGGCAATGGAAAAGGTAAAAAATATGTCCCAGGATGAGAATTATGCATATCTGGCTGATCTATATTGCCTCAGGATGGATAAGAAAAAGATGGATGAATACATAGATAAAATAAAAGATCCATTTCTGCAGCAGGATACTGCCCATTCTGTGTATCACGAGTATTATTTTCGGCTTTCCAAACTAAAGTAGTAAATGTAGATATATAAGATTTAAGATCCCTGTTTTGTTTCCATTTGTCTTTTCTGCCAGAATCTCTGCCAACTTTTCTGGATATAAATCTATTGATGTGGAATGTATCATTTCTTCAATATCTAAGAGCACATCTTTGTCTTTAATATTAATGTTTGTTAATAATTCATCCAATCTTGAAACCATATTTGAATAACCGTATCCCTCTTTTATTATGCGTTCTTGATGTTCAGGAGTAAAATTACCAAGTTTTTTCAACAAGTTTGGATAAGTCCTCCTTGCATACCATTGGGTGACTGTTTCTACTACTGATTTTTCATATCTGCCTGCAAATATCTGTTTATTATGCACAATTTCATGCCAGAGAGCTTCCAGTGCATACTCTTCATTAAAACTCAATTTTTCCTTCCCAAGTTTATTAAAAGCATTCATTAAGTCATTTAAAGGCGAAAAATTATTTAAGCGTGGAAACTTTTTGGAAGATATAAATAAGCCCCCATTGGATGGATCAGTGGCCATAAAATATTTTTCATTAACTGCCACTGTTCCACTGTATCCATTTTTAAACTCATCTGCCAGCTTTGTTTTAATAACTTTGTCAATATCCTGCACTGACTTAATTTTCCCAAACTCATCTTGCAGTGTTTTTCTCAAATTATCTGCAAATTTTTTTGGATATTTTTTTATTTTGTCTTGAAATATATTTTCCAGAGATCCAAAATAGTCCTTTGCTGGATTGGTTCCAAACCCAGGATCAGGTTCCTGCGGTGGCATATCTTTACTGATTCTGTTTGGTGGGACATCATCTCTAAGAGGAATAACAGAGCACCTGCAATTGTAGCCATTTGGAGGATACCATCTACTCCAGAAAGGATGATCTGCTGGGTATATTTTCTCATCCATCATGGCATGTGTGGGTCTTGTGCGTGAGTCATTTACTGCATCATACATCCACAGAGGAAACCTCTGTTTTACTTTCATCATTTGTCTGTATCTTCCAACTTGGTAAGACGTCTGAATATTTGTCCTGAATACTACTTCTGTATGCCAGGGACTGGTGATTATATCTTGAATTTGCTTTTTGAATTGTTTTAGAGTTATGCCTTCATCTAAGGCTTTTTGCAGAGCTTTGTGAACTGCGTTTAATTCATCTGCTGTATATAGTTTTGCAGCAGTAAAGGCATGCACTCTTTTTTCTTCATCAAGCTGATAAAACTCAAATGGCGTGAGCAATATTTTATCTTTCCAAAAATTTAAGGCTTCTTCAGGAGGAAGGGGTTCAAGGGTTATTTCTGCAAATTCCAGTTTTTTTTTACGCTGTATCTTCCCCACAAATCACTTGCTATGAGGCATCGCTTAAGCAACTCTTCAAACTTTTCTGTAGGCACATCTTTAACAATTTCTGCAAGGGTCATCTCTATTTCTGAGAAGGAGTTAGCTTTTTTTACGGCATTCACTATAAAATCTTTGTGATCTGATAAGTCTAAATCTTCCAGGGCACGGCCTATGAGATCTTCAATAACTTGTTGTTCAGGGGTAAATTTTTGTTCAGAGAATGTATGTTCTTTAAATCCTATTTCCTGCTTTA from Desulfonauticus submarinus encodes:
- a CDS encoding phage head morphogenesis protein, which encodes MGKIQRKKKLEFAEITLEPLPPEEALNFWKDKILLTPFEFYQLDEEKRVHAFTAAKLYTADELNAVHKALQKALDEGITLKQFKKQIQDIITSPWHTEVVFRTNIQTSYQVGRYRQMMKVKQRFPLWMYDAVNDSRTRPTHAMMDEKIYPADHPFWSRWYPPNGYNCRCSVIPLRDDVPPNRISKDMPPQEPDPGFGTNPAKDYFGSLENIFQDKIKKYPKKFADNLRKTLQDEFGKIKSVQDIDKVIKTKLADEFKNGYSGTVAVNEKYFMATDPSNGGLFISSKKFPRLNNFSPLNDLMNAFNKLGKEKLSFNEEYALEALWHEIVHNKQIFAGRYEKSVVETVTQWYARRTYPNLLKKLGNFTPEHQERIIKEGYGYSNMVSRLDELLTNINIKDKDVLLDIEEMIHSTSIDLYPEKLAEILAEKTNGNKTGILNLIYLHLLL
- a CDS encoding Mor transcription activator family protein, producing the protein MDLFEMLYTDIKEGMSINQICEKYGGFQVYIPLPKRYIKYKIKKEFNGTNHKELARKYGLSVRQVYRILGGR
- a CDS encoding host-nuclease inhibitor Gam family protein encodes the protein MFVFEEIEKILSEIAHLKSQAQGVKDAWDRAISELEKQYGSKLNECKAKIKQKEKELIKLAKSNQKVVFDCGDKREFTNGTLYFAISEKVKRARGVTPKKLKELGYLDAIKVIEKVNWDTIEKWPDEKLIAIGTERIRKEEIKYETR
- a CDS encoding AAA family ATPase; the encoded protein is MKSVFAVTKNVKKFLAGVDNLMRRQKTIPGMMLVFGEPGTGKTRTALWWKIQNGNGENRVPYVRATRVMTPRALLEQILYELGETPMWKTSQILQQIKDHLLSNPRPIVVDEVDYLCRDAFVEVLRDIHDLTDVPVIMIGMAEADKKLMRFRHLYDRISVIVPFKLLDFEDVKSLSTQMLDVVLEDDLLKYIVEKSRGKLRRIVTMFYKAERIAKASKAKRVSLKMFQGGSDE
- a CDS encoding helix-turn-helix domain-containing protein produces the protein MNKYRKNSARVKMWEAIRGLSRFTAFDVCQLSGASYQNVKRYLRALELAGYIETRGKNGRWKIYKLIKDTGFRAPIQKEIRCLFDPNTGELWVQGYSYQGEKR
- a CDS encoding gp16 family protein — translated: MKKYNRKSLLAKIHIAKKQLGLSDDIYRGVLAERYGVRSAKELKNFELIDLCRHFEKLGFEPKPPKKRPSAVPARTALVKKIVAMSYSLNVPIPEYANGIAKRMFGIDDFSWCTPDQLHKIVAALTYHQKRKEVNHAV